In Jaculus jaculus isolate mJacJac1 chromosome 4, mJacJac1.mat.Y.cur, whole genome shotgun sequence, a single genomic region encodes these proteins:
- the Rtn4 gene encoding reticulon-4 isoform X5: MDGQKKNWKDKVVDLLYWRDIRKTGVVFGASLFLLLSLTVFSIVSVAAYIALALLSVTVSFRVYKGVIQAIQKSDEGHPFRAYLESEVAISEEWIQKYSNSALGHVNCTVKELRRLFLVDDLVDSLKFAVLMWVFTYVGALFNGLTLLILALISLFSVPVIYERHQVQIDHYIGLANKNVKDAMAKIQAKIPGLKRKAE, encoded by the exons TTGTTGACCTCCTCTACTGGAGAGACATTAGGAAGACAGGAGTGGTGTTTGGTGCCAGCTTGTTCCTGCTGCTTTCGTTGACAGTATTCAGCATCGTGAGTGTGGCGGCCTACATTGCCTTGGCTCTGCTCTCTGTGACTGTCAGCTTTAGGGTGTATAAGGGGGTGATCCAAGCGATTCAGAAGTCTGACGAGGGCCACCCATTCAG GGCATATTTGGAATCTGAAGTTGCTATCTCAGAGGAATGGATTCAGAAATACAGTAATTCTGCTCTTGGGCATGTGAACTGCACTGTGAAAGAACTCAGGCGCCTCTTCTTAGTTGATGATTTAGTTGATTCTCTGAAG TTTGCAGTGTTGATGTGGGTGTTTACTTACGTTGGTGCCTTGTTCAATGGTCTGACACTACTGATTTTGG CTCTGATTTCACTCTTCAGTGTTCCTGTTATCTATGAACGGCATCAG GTGCAGATAGATCATTATATAGGACTTGCAAATAAGAATGTCAAAGATGCTATGGCTAA aATCCAAGCAAAAATACCTGGATTAAAGCGCAAAGCTGAATGA